Proteins from a genomic interval of Stenotrophomonas sp. 24(2023):
- a CDS encoding DUF4190 domain-containing protein — MSVPPRQTSALAVVSLVTGIASWTALPFVGAIVAIITGHMARAEIRRRPQELEGDGFAIGGLVLGYVMVVGALLALLAFVLFFGGLAWLAAMKQ; from the coding sequence ATGAGCGTGCCACCCCGACAGACCAGCGCATTGGCCGTCGTCAGCCTGGTCACCGGCATCGCCAGTTGGACCGCCCTGCCCTTCGTGGGCGCGATCGTGGCCATCATCACCGGCCACATGGCCCGTGCCGAAATCCGCCGGCGCCCGCAGGAACTGGAAGGCGACGGTTTCGCGATCGGCGGCCTGGTGCTGGGCTACGTGATGGTGGTCGGTGCCCTGCTCGCCCTGCTGGCCTTCGTGCTGTTCTTCGGTGGCCTGGCCTGGCTGGCCGCGATGAAGCAATGA
- a CDS encoding NAD(P)/FAD-dependent oxidoreductase: MTTVPSIAIVGAGPGGLMLARLLHLQGLSCTVFERDRHRDERPQGGTLDLHAGSGQHALTRAGLREPFLAVARHEDQGMRLIDHHGTVLMDMPADGTGDRPEVDRTALRDLLLDALPTTTVRWGQSVQALAQQHDGRWQLQTGAGNSGPFDLVVGADGAWSRIRPLLSPYLPQYSGLTFIEFGIDDVDRAHPALATLVGHGKAHVEGLGMALIIQRNGNAHLRGYAVFRVPEDWAPARFDTARPQQMRQALRETFSGYADAVRALFDASNDHFAIRPIHALPVGHCWNPRSGLTLLGDAAHVMSPFGGEGANNALLDAAELAHCLQAAPRWQDAVMDYERRMFVRTTASAALASEGAATFLSHDGVAQSLRDHLAHHAPAHSA; this comes from the coding sequence ATGACGACCGTTCCCTCCATCGCCATCGTCGGTGCAGGCCCGGGCGGGCTGATGCTCGCCCGGCTGCTGCACCTGCAGGGACTGTCCTGCACCGTCTTTGAACGTGACCGGCACCGCGACGAGCGGCCGCAGGGAGGTACCCTGGACCTGCATGCCGGTTCCGGGCAGCACGCCCTCACGCGCGCAGGACTGCGCGAACCGTTTCTGGCCGTGGCACGCCATGAAGACCAGGGCATGCGCCTGATCGACCACCACGGCACGGTGCTGATGGACATGCCGGCCGATGGCACCGGCGACCGCCCGGAAGTGGACCGCACTGCGCTGCGTGACCTGCTGCTGGATGCATTGCCCACCACCACGGTGCGCTGGGGCCAGTCCGTCCAGGCACTGGCGCAGCAGCATGACGGCCGGTGGCAGCTGCAGACCGGCGCCGGCAACAGCGGTCCCTTCGACCTGGTCGTGGGGGCCGACGGCGCGTGGTCACGCATCCGGCCGCTGCTGTCGCCCTACCTGCCGCAGTACAGCGGCCTGACCTTCATCGAGTTCGGCATCGACGACGTGGATCGGGCCCATCCGGCACTGGCCACGCTGGTCGGGCACGGCAAGGCCCACGTGGAGGGCCTGGGCATGGCGTTGATCATCCAGCGCAACGGCAATGCGCACCTGCGCGGCTACGCGGTGTTCCGCGTGCCGGAAGACTGGGCACCTGCGCGCTTCGACACGGCACGCCCGCAGCAGATGCGCCAGGCGCTGCGCGAGACCTTCAGCGGCTACGCCGATGCCGTGCGTGCCCTGTTCGATGCCAGCAACGACCACTTTGCCATCCGTCCCATCCATGCGCTGCCGGTGGGGCACTGCTGGAACCCCCGCAGCGGGCTGACCCTGCTCGGCGATGCCGCCCACGTCATGTCCCCCTTCGGCGGTGAAGGCGCGAACAACGCACTGCTCGATGCGGCCGAGCTTGCCCATTGCCTGCAGGCAGCACCACGCTGGCAGGATGCGGTCATGGATTACGAACGCCGGATGTTCGTGCGTACCACGGCATCAGCGGCCCTGGCCAGCGAAGGTGCGGCAACGTTCCTGTCCCATGATGGCGTGGCCCAGAGCCTGCGCGACCACCTGGCCCATCATGCGCCGGCCCACAGCGCGTGA
- a CDS encoding quinone-dependent dihydroorotate dehydrogenase, translating into MYSLARPFLFSLDAERAHGLGLSALDMAYRTGTTPLLAARIAPLPTDAFGLTFPNPVGLAAGLDKNGAHIDALFALGFGFVEIGTITPRPQAGNPRPRLFRLPTHGAIINRMGFNNDGVDALVRNVERARNRRGLLGINIGKNKDTPNEQALQDYLLCLDKVYPLADYITVNISSPNTAGLRELQEETALRQLVAGLRERQEALAAQHGRRVPMLVKVAPDLNDRDIDAAARVLGELQVDGVIATNTTIDRSLVAGDPLANEAGGLSGAPLLAQSTLVLRRLRARLPETMPLIGVGGIQSGADAVAKMAAGAALVQCYSGLIYKGPALVGDCVEAIRRRREAPSRGAVAPL; encoded by the coding sequence ATGTATTCGCTTGCCCGCCCCTTCCTGTTTTCCCTCGACGCCGAACGCGCCCACGGCCTTGGCCTGTCCGCGCTGGACATGGCGTACCGCACCGGCACCACGCCGCTGCTGGCGGCAAGGATCGCCCCGCTGCCCACCGATGCCTTCGGCTTGACCTTCCCCAATCCGGTCGGCCTGGCCGCCGGTCTGGACAAGAACGGTGCGCACATCGATGCCCTGTTCGCGTTGGGCTTCGGCTTCGTGGAAATCGGCACGATCACCCCGCGGCCGCAGGCCGGCAACCCGCGCCCGCGCCTGTTCCGCCTGCCCACCCACGGGGCCATCATCAACCGGATGGGCTTCAACAACGATGGCGTGGACGCGCTGGTGCGCAATGTCGAACGGGCCCGCAACCGCCGCGGGTTGCTGGGCATCAACATCGGCAAGAACAAGGACACGCCCAACGAACAGGCACTGCAGGATTACCTGCTGTGCCTGGACAAGGTGTACCCGCTGGCCGACTACATCACGGTCAACATCTCCTCGCCCAATACTGCCGGCCTGCGCGAACTGCAGGAAGAAACCGCGCTGCGGCAGCTGGTGGCCGGCCTGCGCGAGCGCCAGGAAGCCCTGGCCGCACAGCATGGCCGCCGCGTGCCGATGCTGGTGAAGGTGGCGCCGGACCTGAACGACCGCGACATCGACGCCGCCGCACGCGTGCTGGGCGAACTGCAGGTGGACGGGGTCATCGCCACCAACACCACCATCGACCGCAGCCTGGTGGCCGGTGATCCGCTGGCCAACGAGGCCGGTGGCCTGTCCGGTGCGCCGCTGCTGGCGCAGTCCACGCTGGTGCTGCGCCGGCTGCGGGCGCGCCTGCCGGAAACCATGCCGTTGATTGGCGTGGGGGGCATCCAGTCCGGTGCCGACGCGGTGGCCAAGATGGCCGCCGGTGCGGCGCTGGTGCAGTGCTACAGCGGCCTGATCTACAAGGGCCCTGCGCTGGTGGGCGACTGCGTGGAGGCGATCCGCCGCCGCCGCGAAGCCCCCAGCCGTGGCGCGGTGGCACCGCTGTGA
- a CDS encoding MarR family transcriptional regulator gives MQMSNEQGLGEDAQVLRSVAQVFRGFAKLVDAPLRAVGVAYSQVPVLAALKDGGALTQAELVRRSQVEQSSMAQLLARMERDGLIVRTPDPADARSRQVVLSPVGRKKLPPSRGIMAAASARALDGFSADECAQLRHWLARIEANVQRALADDGQAPGQP, from the coding sequence ATGCAAATGTCAAATGAACAGGGACTCGGCGAGGATGCCCAGGTACTGCGCAGTGTCGCGCAGGTGTTCCGCGGCTTTGCGAAGCTGGTGGACGCACCGCTGCGTGCGGTGGGTGTTGCCTACAGCCAGGTGCCGGTGCTGGCCGCGCTGAAGGATGGCGGGGCACTCACCCAGGCCGAACTGGTGCGGCGTTCACAGGTGGAACAGTCGAGCATGGCCCAGCTGTTGGCGCGGATGGAGCGTGACGGGTTGATCGTGCGCACCCCGGATCCGGCCGATGCACGCAGCCGCCAGGTGGTGCTCAGCCCGGTTGGGCGGAAGAAGCTGCCGCCATCGCGCGGCATCATGGCAGCAGCCAGTGCACGCGCGCTGGACGGCTTCAGTGCTGACGAATGCGCGCAGCTGCGGCACTGGCTGGCGCGCATCGAGGCCAACGTGCAGCGGGCCCTGGCCGACGACGGCCAGGCGCCGGGACAGCCCTAG
- a CDS encoding DMT family transporter: MRAALLMLASTTAFGLMAVCIRYATAYVPTQEVAFFRNAFGLMALLPMLLRPSRTPLKTTQLSRYFVRSAIGLASMLCGFWAVGHLPLAQAISLSYSTPLFVTIAAVLWLGETVRMRRWAAVVAGFIGVLIIVRPGTAGFTAGSLVAVAAALLSSLVAIQIKQLTRVDTADTVVFYTYVFWVPLSLVPALFVWVWPTGIAWLWLVATGVLGTAGQLLWTRALRLGEVSALTPISFMQLPLVSVLGWLLFNEALDRWTVIGAGIILAANAYIAHREALLARRARSAAPTAAARPVE, encoded by the coding sequence ATGCGGGCGGCGCTGTTGATGCTGGCCAGCACCACCGCCTTCGGCTTGATGGCAGTGTGCATCCGCTACGCCACTGCCTATGTGCCGACCCAGGAAGTGGCGTTCTTCCGCAATGCCTTCGGCCTGATGGCATTGCTGCCGATGCTGCTGCGCCCGAGCCGCACCCCGCTGAAAACCACCCAGCTGTCACGTTACTTCGTGCGCAGCGCCATCGGCCTGGCCTCGATGCTGTGCGGCTTCTGGGCGGTCGGCCACCTGCCGCTGGCGCAGGCGATCTCGCTGTCCTATTCCACGCCCCTGTTCGTCACCATCGCCGCGGTGTTGTGGCTGGGCGAAACCGTGCGCATGCGCCGCTGGGCGGCGGTGGTGGCCGGATTCATCGGCGTGCTGATCATCGTGCGCCCGGGCACCGCCGGCTTTACTGCCGGCAGCCTGGTCGCGGTGGCCGCCGCGCTGCTCAGCTCGCTGGTGGCCATCCAGATCAAGCAGCTCACGCGCGTGGACACAGCCGATACCGTGGTGTTCTACACCTATGTGTTCTGGGTGCCGCTGTCACTGGTACCCGCCCTGTTCGTATGGGTCTGGCCCACAGGCATCGCCTGGCTGTGGCTGGTGGCGACCGGCGTACTGGGCACCGCTGGCCAGCTGCTGTGGACGCGGGCACTACGGCTGGGCGAGGTGTCCGCCCTGACCCCGATCAGCTTCATGCAACTGCCACTGGTCAGCGTGCTGGGATGGCTGCTGTTCAACGAGGCGCTCGACCGCTGGACCGTGATCGGGGCAGGCATCATCCTGGCCGCCAATGCCTACATCGCCCACCGTGAAGCACTGCTGGCACGCCGTGCCAGGAGCGCGGCGCCCACCGCCGCCGCCAGACCCGTGGAATGA
- a CDS encoding TetR/AcrR family transcriptional regulator, with protein sequence MPRTRSIADTAVLDAALELLVGEGPQGLTLAALGARVGLSASTLVQRFGSRAALLEQALARSTTHLAASPAGAGPVTRAALVDWLVAMTRGMQSRPRLAGHVALLMEDLRQAQGRRGALARTHVLELRRVLAERLQALGIADADRAARLLEAHWHGLVLQWGLGGRGSLRQWMLNGLEELLDLLGVP encoded by the coding sequence ATGCCACGGACACGATCAATCGCCGATACCGCTGTGCTCGACGCGGCCCTGGAACTGCTGGTGGGCGAGGGCCCGCAGGGGTTGACCCTGGCAGCGCTGGGGGCACGGGTCGGGTTGTCGGCATCCACGCTGGTGCAGCGCTTCGGCAGCCGCGCGGCCCTGCTGGAGCAGGCGCTGGCGCGCTCCACCACCCACCTTGCGGCGTCGCCTGCCGGTGCCGGGCCCGTAACGCGGGCGGCACTGGTGGACTGGCTGGTGGCAATGACGCGCGGCATGCAGTCGCGGCCGCGCCTGGCCGGGCACGTGGCGTTGCTGATGGAAGACCTGCGGCAGGCACAGGGCCGCCGCGGCGCGCTGGCCCGCACGCATGTGCTGGAACTGCGGCGCGTGCTGGCTGAACGCCTGCAGGCCCTGGGGATCGCCGATGCCGACCGTGCCGCCCGCCTGCTGGAAGCGCACTGGCACGGCCTGGTACTGCAGTGGGGCCTGGGGGGGCGGGGCAGCCTGCGCCAATGGATGCTCAACGGGCTGGAGGAGTTGCTGGACCTGCTCGGCGTGCCCTGA
- the murB gene encoding UDP-N-acetylmuramate dehydrogenase produces MSTPADTDDTPPLRWSLTENAPLQALNTFHVRASAAQLLELHDPALLPEVLALPQVADGPLLVLGSGSNVLIAADLPGTVLVFGNRDIRILEHRADHAVVRAGAGVSWHGLVMWSLQNGLSGLENLALIPGTAGAAPIQNIGAYGAQVGEFIQAVEAWDCQEESWVRLDNAQCAFAYRDSVFKQQADRYLITAIELKLPLLHDLRMDYAGIREELQAQGVELPVAADVANAVIAIRRRKLPDPDVLGNAGSFFKNPVLPLEQVEVLQQRFPALPVFPAEHDGLRKVSAAWMIEHRGWKGYRDGDAGVAASHALVLVNHGTATGAQLLSLARRISASVLDTFGVPIEPEPRLLGAQW; encoded by the coding sequence GTGAGCACGCCTGCCGACACCGACGATACGCCGCCGCTGCGCTGGTCGCTGACCGAAAACGCACCGCTGCAGGCACTGAACACCTTCCATGTGCGCGCCAGTGCGGCGCAGCTGCTGGAACTGCACGACCCGGCCCTGTTGCCCGAAGTGCTGGCCCTGCCGCAGGTGGCCGACGGCCCGCTGCTGGTGCTGGGCAGCGGCAGCAATGTGCTGATCGCCGCGGACCTGCCCGGCACCGTGCTGGTGTTCGGCAACCGTGACATCCGCATCCTGGAGCACCGCGCCGACCATGCCGTGGTGCGTGCCGGGGCCGGCGTGTCCTGGCATGGGCTGGTGATGTGGTCGCTGCAGAACGGCTTGTCCGGGCTGGAAAACCTGGCCCTGATTCCCGGTACCGCCGGCGCAGCGCCGATCCAGAACATCGGCGCCTATGGTGCGCAGGTGGGTGAATTCATCCAGGCCGTGGAGGCCTGGGACTGCCAGGAAGAAAGCTGGGTGCGGCTGGACAACGCACAGTGCGCCTTCGCCTACCGTGACAGTGTGTTCAAGCAGCAGGCCGATCGCTACCTGATCACCGCCATCGAATTGAAACTGCCCCTGCTGCACGACCTGCGCATGGACTACGCCGGGATCCGCGAGGAACTGCAGGCGCAGGGCGTGGAATTGCCGGTGGCGGCCGATGTGGCCAATGCGGTGATCGCCATCCGCCGCCGCAAGCTGCCCGACCCGGACGTGCTGGGCAATGCCGGCAGCTTCTTCAAGAACCCGGTGCTGCCGCTGGAACAGGTCGAGGTGCTGCAGCAGCGCTTCCCCGCACTGCCGGTGTTCCCGGCCGAGCACGATGGCCTGCGCAAGGTGTCGGCCGCCTGGATGATCGAGCACCGTGGCTGGAAGGGCTACCGCGACGGCGACGCCGGCGTGGCCGCCAGCCATGCGCTGGTGCTGGTCAACCACGGCACGGCCACCGGTGCACAACTGCTGTCACTGGCACGACGCATCTCGGCCTCGGTGCTGGACACCTTCGGCGTGCCGATCGAACCGGAACCGCGCCTGCTCGGCGCACAGTGGTGA
- a CDS encoding alpha/beta hydrolase, with the protein MSASPPVDGVYLGPRVVPVPCSISPAAQAALRQRVGVDGVPLNARHVMPAVEDVAAWQQVKAASAAWYAAALAPVATRLQSQCQTQQIGTATVHVATPPVAWRDDAVVMDLHGGGLVMGGGEACRIAARQQADRLGLRCLGVDYRLPPEHPYPAALDDCLHVYRALLAEYPPARIALVGRSAGGNLATAMLLRARDEGLPMPAGLVLLSPQVDLTESGDSFAVNHGVDVMLPGSLMANHRLYAAGAALSDPGLSPLFGRFDSGFPPTFLQSGTRDLFLSNAVRLHRRLRMAGVAAELHVFEAMPHGGFGATPEDDELAAEITRFVHARLDG; encoded by the coding sequence ATGAGCGCATCACCACCGGTGGATGGCGTGTATCTGGGGCCGCGCGTGGTGCCGGTCCCATGCAGCATCAGCCCTGCCGCACAGGCCGCGTTGCGGCAGCGCGTGGGCGTCGATGGCGTGCCGCTCAATGCACGTCATGTGATGCCGGCAGTGGAGGACGTGGCTGCTTGGCAGCAGGTAAAGGCTGCATCGGCCGCGTGGTATGCCGCTGCGCTGGCGCCCGTGGCAACCCGTCTGCAATCGCAGTGCCAGACACAGCAGATCGGCACGGCCACGGTGCACGTGGCCACGCCACCGGTGGCGTGGCGGGATGACGCCGTGGTGATGGACCTGCATGGGGGCGGCCTGGTGATGGGGGGCGGGGAAGCCTGCCGCATCGCGGCACGCCAGCAGGCAGACCGGCTGGGCCTGCGTTGCCTGGGCGTCGACTACCGCTTGCCCCCGGAGCACCCGTACCCTGCCGCGCTGGATGACTGCCTTCACGTCTACCGGGCCCTGCTTGCCGAGTATCCGCCCGCGCGGATCGCCCTCGTGGGCCGCTCGGCCGGCGGCAACCTGGCCACGGCGATGCTGCTGCGTGCCCGTGACGAAGGCCTGCCGATGCCGGCGGGGCTGGTGCTGCTGTCACCACAGGTGGACCTGACCGAAAGCGGCGACAGCTTCGCGGTGAACCACGGGGTGGATGTGATGCTGCCCGGGTCGCTGATGGCCAACCACCGCCTGTATGCCGCCGGCGCTGCGTTGTCCGATCCCGGCCTGTCGCCGCTGTTCGGCCGGTTCGACAGCGGTTTCCCGCCCACCTTCCTGCAGAGCGGCACGCGCGACCTGTTCCTGTCCAATGCGGTACGCCTGCACCGGCGCCTGCGCATGGCCGGTGTGGCGGCCGAGCTGCATGTATTCGAAGCGATGCCGCACGGCGGCTTTGGTGCCACGCCGGAGGACGATGAACTGGCTGCGGAAATCACCCGGTTCGTGCACGCGCGGCTGGACGGATGA
- a CDS encoding aminoglycoside phosphotransferase family protein yields the protein MASTAQIIELLQQSYGIAADAVVPRPVGADANAGVYRIDARRGQWWLKCRSYRVETTVWDSLHWLRSQLGIEEIVAPWPALTGGAAVQRWGLQFTLFPYVEGLSGFEAALSRAQWQQLGGVLRRLHDAHLPEALQGGLPAVGLEAGALDTVGSWLQQPAGLPAARDGFGERFLALWRQYQGRIEHLHGRAEQLRATLQDAAPARVLCHTDLHAGNLLMGAGGSLYLIDWDGLALAPRERDLMFIGAAVGGRWGRERPLGFAEGYGHDEADPRWIAWYRHWRILQDLVEFQQALLAPGAEARSTQQRRQLLQYLAEQFAPGNVFDAAARVFVF from the coding sequence TTGGCATCCACAGCCCAGATCATCGAGCTGCTGCAGCAGTCCTATGGCATTGCCGCCGATGCGGTGGTGCCACGCCCGGTGGGCGCCGATGCCAATGCAGGTGTCTACCGCATCGATGCCCGGCGCGGGCAGTGGTGGTTGAAGTGCCGCAGCTACCGCGTGGAAACCACGGTATGGGACAGCCTGCATTGGCTGCGTTCGCAGCTGGGCATCGAAGAAATCGTCGCGCCGTGGCCGGCCTTGACCGGCGGCGCGGCGGTACAGCGCTGGGGCCTGCAGTTCACCTTGTTTCCCTACGTGGAAGGCCTGTCCGGTTTCGAGGCCGCGCTGAGCCGTGCGCAGTGGCAGCAGTTGGGCGGGGTGCTGCGGCGGCTGCACGATGCGCACCTTCCTGAGGCCCTGCAGGGCGGCCTGCCCGCGGTGGGGCTCGAGGCCGGTGCGCTGGACACGGTGGGCAGCTGGTTGCAGCAGCCGGCAGGGCTGCCGGCGGCACGCGATGGTTTTGGCGAACGCTTCCTGGCGCTGTGGCGGCAGTACCAGGGGCGCATCGAACACCTGCACGGGCGTGCCGAACAGCTGCGCGCCACGCTGCAGGATGCTGCCCCGGCGCGCGTGCTGTGCCATACCGATCTGCATGCCGGCAACCTGCTGATGGGCGCCGGAGGCAGCCTGTACCTCATCGATTGGGATGGCCTGGCCCTGGCGCCCCGCGAGCGTGACCTGATGTTCATCGGTGCTGCGGTCGGTGGCCGCTGGGGACGCGAACGCCCACTGGGGTTCGCCGAGGGCTACGGGCATGACGAGGCCGATCCGCGCTGGATCGCCTGGTACCGGCACTGGCGCATCCTGCAGGACCTGGTCGAGTTCCAGCAGGCGTTGCTGGCGCCGGGGGCCGAGGCGCGCTCAACGCAGCAGCGGCGCCAGCTGCTGCAGTACCTGGCCGAACAGTTCGCACCGGGCAATGTGTTCGATGCGGCCGCGCGGGTTTTCGTGTTCTAG
- a CDS encoding LysR family transcriptional regulator, giving the protein MNNTLRTLDLNLLVTLQALLDEQNVTRAAQRLHLAQPTVSVQLARLRARFNDPLLLPGPRGMRPTARAESLRAPLAEALALLERAVAPLQPFDPAVDARVWRVMASDYGASTVLLPLLPRLYAASPAARVAITGLAPAQMVAQCERGDVDLVVHITADAPPQLHHRPLFTERYVLAGRAGHPKLRRRPSLARFCALDHALVSPDGGGFHGVTDVALAQHGLRRNVALSVPHFLFLRNALVRTDLVAMLPERLVRGDPAFRVVEPPLEIAGFEMVLLWHERVHRDPAHRWLREQIALQAG; this is encoded by the coding sequence ATGAACAATACCTTGCGCACGCTCGACCTGAACCTGCTGGTGACCCTGCAGGCGCTGCTGGACGAGCAGAACGTGACCCGTGCCGCCCAGCGCCTGCACCTGGCGCAGCCGACGGTCAGCGTGCAGCTGGCGCGGCTGCGGGCGCGGTTCAACGACCCCCTGCTGCTGCCCGGCCCGCGCGGCATGCGGCCCACGGCGCGTGCCGAATCATTGCGTGCGCCCCTTGCCGAGGCCCTGGCACTGCTGGAGCGGGCGGTGGCCCCGCTGCAGCCCTTCGACCCGGCCGTTGACGCGCGGGTCTGGCGGGTGATGGCATCGGACTACGGGGCCAGCACCGTGCTGCTGCCGTTGCTGCCCCGGCTGTACGCCGCCTCGCCCGCCGCGCGCGTGGCGATCACCGGCCTGGCGCCGGCGCAGATGGTGGCCCAGTGCGAGCGTGGCGACGTGGACCTGGTCGTGCACATTACCGCCGACGCACCGCCCCAGCTGCACCATCGGCCCCTGTTCACCGAGCGCTATGTCCTGGCCGGCCGCGCCGGCCACCCGAAGCTGCGGCGACGCCCGAGCCTGGCCCGGTTCTGTGCCCTTGACCACGCGCTGGTATCACCCGATGGCGGCGGCTTCCACGGCGTCACCGACGTGGCGCTGGCCCAGCACGGCCTGCGCCGCAACGTGGCACTGTCCGTGCCGCACTTCCTGTTCCTGCGCAATGCGCTGGTCCGCACCGACCTGGTGGCGATGCTGCCCGAACGCCTGGTCAGGGGCGACCCGGCATTCCGGGTGGTGGAGCCGCCACTGGAAATCGCCGGATTTGAAATGGTGCTGCTGTGGCACGAACGCGTCCACCGCGACCCGGCACACCGCTGGCTGCGCGAGCAGATCGCCCTGCAGGCCGGCTGA
- a CDS encoding methyltransferase domain-containing protein, whose protein sequence is MGASDSTERFSSRVDDYVRYRPGYPPALLQWLHGPMAVAVDTVVADIGAGTGISSRLFLAAGHPLIAVEPNAAMRAAAEQALAPHYLRFRTVDGRAEATGLADASVGLVSAAQAFHWFDTTAVRAEWRRILHRGGLALVFWNSRVLDGSAFQRGYEQLLLDHGTDYSAVAERYQDDTTMRAWYGHGLRGELHVPNVQSLDFDALRGRLLSSSYAPQAGHPRHAAMITALHDLFATHAVDGRVAFEYQTRAFLGTLD, encoded by the coding sequence ATGGGCGCATCCGATTCGACCGAGCGCTTCAGCAGCCGCGTCGATGACTACGTGCGCTACCGGCCCGGCTACCCGCCGGCGCTGCTGCAATGGCTGCATGGGCCGATGGCCGTTGCGGTGGACACCGTGGTGGCCGATATCGGCGCCGGCACCGGCATTTCCAGCCGCCTGTTCCTGGCGGCGGGGCATCCACTGATCGCGGTGGAACCCAATGCGGCCATGCGCGCGGCTGCCGAACAGGCCCTCGCGCCGCACTACCTGCGCTTCCGCACCGTTGACGGTCGCGCCGAAGCCACCGGGCTGGCCGATGCCAGCGTCGGGCTGGTCAGTGCCGCACAGGCATTCCACTGGTTCGACACCACTGCCGTGCGCGCCGAATGGCGGCGCATCCTGCACCGCGGCGGGCTGGCGCTGGTGTTCTGGAACTCGCGCGTGCTGGACGGCTCGGCCTTCCAGCGCGGCTACGAGCAGTTGCTGCTGGACCATGGCACCGACTACAGCGCGGTGGCCGAGCGCTACCAGGACGACACCACCATGCGCGCCTGGTACGGCCACGGGCTGCGCGGTGAGCTGCATGTCCCGAATGTGCAGTCGCTGGATTTCGACGCGCTGCGCGGCCGCCTGCTCTCCTCGTCCTACGCCCCGCAGGCCGGCCACCCGCGCCATGCGGCGATGATCACCGCCCTGCACGACCTGTTCGCCACGCATGCCGTGGATGGACGTGTTGCCTTCGAGTACCAAACCCGAGCTTTCCTCGGCACGCTGGATTGA
- a CDS encoding dihydrofolate reductase family protein, with the protein MAVSQGRVRAYLGCSLDGFIAGPDNALDWLGADYARAGDIAAAHDYLSFDTFMGSVGCLLMGRTTYDVVAGMEAWPYGPCPVLVATHRPIDAAPPTVMPRAGALPALVAQARQLAQGRDVYLDGGTLVRQGLQAGIVDELVLTWLPLLLGAGTRLFDGLEQPHHLQFGAAAASGTGLLQVHIRPLRPSPPGAAAR; encoded by the coding sequence ATGGCGGTTTCGCAGGGGCGCGTACGTGCCTACCTGGGGTGTTCGCTGGATGGCTTCATCGCTGGCCCGGACAACGCGCTGGACTGGCTGGGTGCCGATTACGCACGCGCCGGTGATATCGCCGCCGCCCACGATTACCTTTCCTTCGACACGTTCATGGGCTCGGTCGGCTGCCTGCTGATGGGGCGCACCACCTACGATGTCGTGGCCGGCATGGAGGCGTGGCCTTATGGGCCGTGTCCGGTGCTGGTGGCCACCCATCGCCCGATCGACGCTGCGCCACCCACGGTCATGCCACGGGCCGGCGCCCTGCCCGCACTGGTGGCCCAGGCGCGGCAGCTCGCGCAGGGGCGCGATGTCTACCTCGACGGGGGCACGCTGGTGCGCCAGGGCCTCCAGGCCGGCATCGTCGACGAACTCGTGCTGACCTGGTTGCCGTTGCTGCTCGGCGCGGGCACGCGCCTGTTCGACGGGCTGGAGCAGCCCCATCACCTGCAGTTCGGTGCCGCCGCTGCATCGGGCACCGGCCTGCTGCAGGTCCACATCCGGCCGCTGCGCCCCTCCCCTCCAGGGGCAGCGGCGCGCTAG
- a CDS encoding NAD(P)H-dependent oxidoreductase has translation MNILLVYAHPEPRSLNGALRDFAVQHLTAQGHAVQVSDLHVMQWKPVLDAADHVGRDPARPYQASRDSQQAYASGQQSADIAAEQDKLRWADVLILQFPLWWFSMPAILKGWVDRVYAHGFAYGVGEHSDTHWGDRYGEGSMAGKRAMLLVTTGGWASHYSTRGINGSLDDVLFPIQHGILFYPGFAVLPPHVIHRTSRMDADRFAQEQQQLASRLDGLASDAVLPYRR, from the coding sequence ATGAACATCCTGCTCGTCTACGCCCACCCCGAACCGCGCTCGCTCAATGGCGCCCTGCGTGACTTCGCTGTCCAGCACCTCACCGCGCAGGGCCACGCCGTGCAGGTATCCGACCTGCATGTGATGCAGTGGAAGCCGGTGCTGGATGCAGCCGATCATGTCGGCCGCGATCCGGCACGGCCCTACCAGGCATCACGGGATTCGCAGCAGGCGTACGCCAGTGGCCAGCAGAGCGCGGACATCGCCGCAGAACAGGACAAGCTGCGCTGGGCCGACGTGCTGATCCTGCAGTTCCCGCTGTGGTGGTTCTCGATGCCGGCCATCCTCAAGGGCTGGGTCGATCGCGTGTACGCACACGGCTTTGCCTATGGCGTGGGCGAGCATTCCGATACCCACTGGGGGGACCGCTACGGCGAAGGCAGCATGGCCGGCAAGCGCGCGATGCTGCTGGTCACCACCGGTGGCTGGGCATCGCATTACAGTACGCGTGGCATCAACGGCAGCCTTGATGATGTGCTGTTTCCCATCCAGCACGGCATCCTTTTCTATCCCGGTTTCGCGGTGCTGCCCCCGCACGTGATCCATCGCACCAGCCGCATGGATGCCGATCGCTTCGCACAGGAACAGCAGCAGCTTGCCAGCCGGCTTGATGGCCTGGCCAGCGATGCGGTGTTGCCGTACCGCCGGTAG